A window of the Motacilla alba alba isolate MOTALB_02 chromosome 26, Motacilla_alba_V1.0_pri, whole genome shotgun sequence genome harbors these coding sequences:
- the SMPD2 gene encoding sphingomyelin phosphodiesterase 2, whose amino-acid sequence MEGEPTLRLRIFNLNCWAIRYLSKRRQQRVRLIGDTLRQEGFDLALLQEVWSEQDYGELKGKLAGCYPFSHYFRSGVIGSGLCVFSRFPILDTLLYQYSLNGYPYMLQHGDWFCGKSVGLVVMKISGIIFNVYVTHLHAEYCRDKDAYLPHRLVQAWELAQFIRHTSKAADVVLLGGDLNMHPEDVGIRLLRGWTGLQDAFAEATHFEGCKNGCTLVPDNCFTDKSELLPFPLGIRIDYILYKAISSFTVKCEELKTTTGRAPGMDIPFSDHEAVMATLHIQRQGQPAGATLGTADLALADVVTEARAEVGVGLRAARRQRYSSGRMAVLALLLLLLQAAAALGTLAGLGAEQPFPKLSFCLLAFLAIGVLVLATGLHLFHTMEVKMLHGTEEQMWMVLRALQERPSEG is encoded by the exons ATGGAGGGAGAGCCCACCCTGCGCCTCCGTATCTTCAACCTCAACTGCTG GGCCATCCGCTACCTGAGCaagcggcggcagcagcgcgtCCGGCTCATCGGGGACACGCTGCGCCAGGAGGGCTTTGACCTGGCGCTGCTCCAGGAG GTGTGGAGCGAGCAGGACTACGGTGAGCTGAAGGGGAAACTAGCAGGCTGCTATCCCTTCTCCCATTACTTCCGCAG CGGGGTGATCGGCAGCGGCCTCTGCGTCTTCTCCAGGTTCCCCATTCTGGACACGCTCCTCTACCAGTACTCACTGAACGGGTACCCCTACATG ctccagcacggGGACTGGTTCTGCGGCAAGTCCGTCGGTCTCGTCGTCATGAAGATCTCAGGGATCATCTTCAACGTCTACGTCACCCAC ctGCACGCTGAGTACTGCCGGGACAAGGACGCCTACCTGCCCCACCGGCTGGTGCAGGCCTGGGAGCTGGCACAGTTCATCCG aCACACCTCAAAGGCAGCAgatgtggtgctgctgggaggggaccTGAACATGCACCCTGAAGATGTGGGCATCCGGCTGCTGCGTGGCTGGACGGGGCTGCAGGACGCCTTTGCTGAGGCCACGCACTTTGAG GGCTGTAAGAACGGCTGCACCCTTGTCCCTGACAACTGCTTCACTGACaagtcagagctgctgcccttcccgCTGGGCATCCGCATTGACTACATCCTCTACAAG GCCATCTCCAGCTTCACGGTGAAGTGTGAAGAGCTGAAGACCACCACGGGGCGAGCCCCAGGCATGGACATCCCCTTCTCAGACCATGAAGCCGTAATGGCAACACTGCACATCCAGAGGCAGGGGCAGCCTGCAGGCGCCACCCTTGGCACAGCTG aCCTAGCGCTGGCAGATGTGGTGACAGAGGCTCGGGCAGAGGTGGGCGTGGGGctgcgggcggcgcggcggcagCGCTACTCCTCGGGCAGGATGGccgtgctggccctgctgctgctgctgctccaggctgcagctgcactgggcaCCCTGGCTGGACTGGGTGCAGAGCAGCCTTTCCCCAAGCtctccttctgcctgctggCCTTCCTCGCCATCGGCGTCCTCGTCCTCGCCACGGGCCTCCACCTGTTTCACACCATGGAGGTGAAGATGCTGCACGGCACTGAGGAGCAGATGTGGATGGTGCTGAGGGCCCTGCAGGAGCGTCCCAGcgaaggctga